The genomic window CGGGAAATCTTGATGCTGTAACAGCCATCAATAATATAACCGGGAAAAACATTCTGTAAATTCGCACGGATAATGTCGTCGATAAACATGATATAATATTTCCCGTCATGCGGAGGCAACTCGATAAAACGGGGAACTTTCGCATAAGGAATCTTCATCAACGCATAATGATACTCGGGTACGAAGCCCGGCTCATTCATCCGCTTGCTCCGCTTAATCATACGGATCACAAGGTAAAGCCGACGATCCCGGATGAACGTACGTATATCACCGGCTTGAATCATGACCGGCGACAGGAATGGGAAAACCTCCTCATTAAAGAAATTATGGACAAACTCTTCATGGAAAGGTTCCGGCTTCTCATTCTGGTATAAGTAAACATTCTGGCGATTCAATTCCGGCAATATCTTTTCCGAGAAAATACGGTAATAGTCCCGTTGCTGGCGGTTAACCTCCCGGGTGATAGCCGCCAAGGTCTCTTCCGCCTCAGCTGCGCTCTCCTCCGAATAATTCTTTTTCATGATTACCCCCCGATGTTCCGCAACCCGGATCTCATAAAATTCTTCCAGATTCGAGGAATAGATAGAAAGGAACTTAATACGCTCATAAATAGGCAGCGTATCATCTTCCGCTTCCAGCAAGACACGGTAGTTAAACGACAACCAGCTTAAGTCCCGTTTAAAATATTGATATGAATTCTCCATAATATTCTTATCTTAGGCGTGTAAATATAGATACTTTCGAGCAATAAAAGAAATTGTTATGATTAAAGTTGGATTGCTTTCAGACACCCATGCGTACTGGGATGATAAGTACGCCGAATATTTTAAAGATTGCGATGAAATCTGGCATGCGGGCGATATAGGCTCCGATCTTTTGGCCGCGAAATTCGAGGCTTTGAAACCTTTCAAAGCCGTATACGGAAATATAGACGGACAAGCCATTCGCCTGCAATATCCTAAAGTAGCTCATTTCAAGGTAGAAGACGTGAACGTTATGATGACTCATATCGGAGGTTATCCGGGCCGCTACAATCCCGAGATCCGCAAAGAATTATACGATACACGGCCAAATCTATTCATCTCCGGACATTCGCATATCCTGAAAGTAGTATTCGATCGAAGCTTGAAGTGTCTGCATATGAATCCGGGAGCGGCTGGAAAAAGTGGCTTTCATCAAGTACGTACCTTATTACGTTTCGTTATTGAGGGAAAGGATATCAAAGATTTGGAAGTTATAGAGCTAGGGAATCGGGCATTATAAGATGATTAGTTACCGCAACAGAAACTCTCGGCGAAAAGAATCGTATTTTGCAAATAAGCGAACTCTTTCTCAAAATATTCGCTAAATACCCCGGAACTCAAGTTCTCCTCGATTTGTTTCGCTGTCCAAAGCTTTCCGCTACGGCGCTTACATTGATTTAATTGCTCTTCCGTACGTAAACAAATAACATAGAGAGATACCAAATGTTTCACCTTCTCGTTCTCAAATGTATAACGGATCAGGAAGCGTGGAGCAATTGATTTATCTTGCGCCAAACTTCCGAGAGTCTCTTTGACCGTGCTATCTATACTATGTCGGAAGAGCACGTAATTATGGAACGGATAATCCATCGTATCCGGAGAGACAAACTCATCCTTACTTCGTCTCACCAGATATAACATACCATTATAAACAACGGCGATACGCACGATCGGATGATAGTATTTCTTCGGTAAAGAGCGGCTGACCGAACGTGCGATACAACCGATCACCTTCCCATTGTCATTCAATACGGGAACCCACATTTCCTTTTTCAAGCTACCTTGCATCAAGGACAAACGTATTTGCTCATAAACAATGACCAAAACACCGATTACCAATCCCAACTCCCGGTATAAGAAACGTTCGGTACGCATATTCTGCATCGTTTCCGGCAAGATGCTATATAACAAGATGATGAAAAGATGCAACGTGTACAGGTTCTGTACCAACTGAGCGAGGAAATAAAATTCGTTCAAGGTAGTACGAAGCAAAGTACGTTTAAAAGAGGGACGTTTCGAATCGCGTATACGTTGTATGACCGTTCTCCTCGTGAACCCCACGATCGCTAACGCCACGACCAGTAATACTTCCGTGATAAGAGGAGAGTATATAAACAACACAGGTTCAAGCTTGAGACAAAGAAATACGGAATATAAGACCAATGTGCCCGCCGATGGCAGAAGCATAAATTGGTACACCTTATCCTTACTCAACACTTGAAACAAAAAAATACAAACAAAACAGAAAGTAACCCCAATTATAAAGGATAATAAATAAGAAAAATAATTGTCCAAAAACATGAACAACAACAACGGCAATAAACCTATCGCCTGATTATCTAGACCTTTCTTTACTCTGTTCATTCCTTCCCCCCCTTTAGTCCACTTTTATATTAATAACAACAAAGATTGTCAAAAGTTCATGAATCATATATGCTTTTCCGCATGGTACGACGAGCGCACCAGCGGAGCGCTCTCTACTTTCTTAAAACCTTTGTTAACGGCCTGTTGTCTATAATATTCAAAGCGTTCAGGAGTCACATATTCAGAGACGGGAATATTCTTGCGAGAGGGCTGTAAATACTGCCCGATTGTCAAAACAGAAACACCCGCCTGCAAAACATCATCCATTAATTCAAGCACCTCATCCTCAGTCTCCCCCAGTCCGACCATGATACCAGTCTTGGCTACCACACCCCGCTCAGCGATTCGTCGCAAAACGGATAAGCTCACGTCATACTTAGCGGCGCTACGCACTTGCGGACTGATACGGCGTACAGTCTCCATATTATGGGAGATAATCTCAGGCGCCGCATCCACGACCTGATCAACCAGATCCAATCGTCCTTGAAAATCCGGGATTAAGACTTCCACGGTCGTTTGAGGATTCACCTCTTTGATCGTACGGATCGTATTTACCCAATGAGAAGCGCCTAAGTCTGGTAAGTCATCACGATCAACGGACGTGATCACCGCATGCTTGAGATTCATTAAACGGATGCTCTCCGCTACATTCGCAGGCTCTTTCGGGTCCAACGGAAGAGGTTTACCCGTTAGCGTATTACAAAAACGACAAGAGCGAGTACAGATCTCACCACCGATCATGAATGTAGCTGTTCCCCGGCTCCAACATTCACCCATATTCGGGCATTTACCACTTGTGCATATTGTGTGAAGGCAATGAGATTCAACAATACTTTTTGTCTTCGTGAATTGCTCATTTCCGCCAAGCCGGATCTTCAACCAATCCGGCTTTCTTAAATGCTGCGCCATGTCTTACAAATTATTGAATAAATAATTAGCCATCTTCGTATACAAATGGTAACGGGTATTACCACCATATATGCTATGATTCCGATCTTTATAAACATGCATATCGAACTGCTTATTGGCTTGAACCAAAGCCTCGGCATATTCCATTGTTTGCATAAAATGAACATTATCATCGGCGGTTCCATGAACCAGCAATAACTTGCCTTGTAAGTCTTTCACCCGGCGTAACGGAGAGGTAGCCGCATAGCCCTCGAAATTCTCTTGCGGGGTACGCATGAAACGCTCCGTATAAACGGAGTCATAATATTTCCAGTCCGTCGGAGGAGCTACAGCGATACCCACCTTAAACGTTCCGTTTCCGGTACTCAAGGCCATCAACGTGTTATAACCTCCGAAACTCCAACCCCAGATCGCGATACGATCCTTATCGATATAAGGTAACTTGCCTAACGCTTGCGCAGCCTCCACTTGGTCTCTGGATTCCAGCTCGCCCATTCTCAAATAAGTACATTTACGGAATGCCTCACCACGGGCACCGGTTCCACGACCATCCACACATACCACGATAATACCATTTGAGGCCAGATATTGCTCCCAATCGAAACCGTATTGATCCAATACTTGCTGGGAGTTAGGGCCACTATATTGCGTCATCATCACCGGATATTTCTTCGACGGGTCAAAATCAGCGGGTTTTACGATCCAAGCGTTGAACTCATAGTCCGAGGCCGTATGTACCTTCATGAACTCCTTCTTGGCAAAAGCATATTCCTTCAGTTTACTCTTCAACGCAGCGTTATCTTGCAGGACACGTAGTTCCTTTTTGGTCTTCGTCTCATTCACTGTAATCTTCGCCGGGGTATTCGCGTTGGAATAGGTATTCACGAAATAAGCGAAATTGTCACTAAAGACCGCCTTGTTCATACCCTCTTCCGTGGAGAGTTTTGTCTTCACGCCTTTCGCGTCGATCTTATAGATAGAGCGGCGGATCGGGCTTTCCTCGGCAGACTCGTAATAGAAAGTCTTCGTATTCTCATCCACGCCCAAGAACTTCGTGACATCCCAGTTCCCTTGAGTTACCTGACGTTGCATAACACCTGTCGGGGAATACAAATAAATATGGGAATAGCCATCTTGTTCGCTCACATAGGTAAACCCATTGTTCAAGAACTGGATGGAAGTCAACCAATCAGAATCCACGTAGCATTTATTTTCCTCACGCAAGATCAAACGGAACACACCGCTCTTCGGATTTGCATAATACATATTGAATACATTCTGCTGGCGGTTCAATGTCATGATAGCCAACTGATCCGGATTCTGCGTGAAAGTAATGCGGGGAATATAGAAGTCGCCTTCTACCGGGACCTTCATCTCTTTCGTGTCTTTGGTGACTACGCTATAAGAATGTACGGAGACCTTTGAATTCTTCTGCCCGGCCTTCGGATATTTATATTCGTAATACCCCGGATAAAGTCCCTCACCATACATCTGCATAGAATATTCGGGCACCTCGGACTCGTCAAAACGGACAAAGGCCAGATACTCGCTATCGGGAGACCACGCCATTAGATTTGTCACCGCGAATTCTTCCTCATACACCCAATCCGTGATACCATTCAATATCTTATTCAACTCACCGTCCTTGGTAACTTGTACCTCGGTATCAAAATCAAACTTACGTATCCAAATATTATTATCCCGTACATAAGCGCACATACGACCATCCGGCGAGAATGTCGGGATCATTTGCTTACCCTTGGCATCGGAAATAGGCTTCACATAATTACGACGTACGTCATAATCATAAACCACAGCCTTGGTAGAGCGACGATAAATAGACTCCGTATCCCTCCAAACCAAGATATGATGCCCGGTGCTGCTGATTGTATATCCATCAAAATCCGTAAAGGTACATTCACGAGCTTTACGGGCATTAAACAATGTATCCACAGGATTTCCCGTACGATAGGAATATTTAATGATCATACTCTTATCGGCGTTCATGGCTGTGTAGTGTTCTCCATCCGGCAGGGATCGCATCTCTCCGATAGCCGTCACTTGACGAAATTTCCCATCGGTTATTTCTTTTAAGTCAACATGCTTGCTTCCGGTTTGTGCGGCCACACTTCCGAATACGGCCAACGAAAGCAATAAACTAAAACCTAATCGTTTCATTTATACTCTTTATTTCAGATTGAAACGCGAAGTTAGCATAAAAAAGTGATTCAAATTGCGAGAAATCGTATCTTTGTCTTATGAAAAAAACTAAACGATATTATGAATTTGGGGATTTTCTACGGGATCTATTCAAATTCAAGGTTCAGAAGATTTCCATAAACGCAGGCTTCACCTGCCCGAACCGAGACGGGTCTAAAGGATGGGGCGGTTGCACCTATTGTAATAACCAAACATTCAGTCCAGAATACTGTCATACGGAGAAAAGCGTTACCGAGCAATTAGAGGAAGGCGTACGTTTTTTTTCCCGCAAATATCCGGATATGCGGTATCTGGCCTACTTCCAAGCCTACACGAATACATACGACCGATTAGACTCTCTTATTCTCAAATATGAGGAAGCGCTTGCCTATCCCGGAGTAGAAGGATTGATTGTCGGCACTCGTCCGGACTGTATGCCGGAAGGTTTATTGGATTATTTTGCGGAGCTTTCCCAGCGAAAATTCGTCATGATTGAATATGGATTGGAAAGTACGCTTGATAAGACCTTAGTCCGCATAAACAGAGGGCATACCCATGAAGAATCGGAATCCGCTATCCGTCGTACGGCGGCAAAAGGTATTTACACCGGGGCACACCTGATACTCGGACTACCGGGAGAAAGTAGGGATGAAACATTACACCATGCGGATGTCTTATCACGCCTCCCGATCACGACACTTAAACTGCACCAATTGCAGCTAATCAAGAATACCCGCATGGCGAAAGAGTTCAAGGAAGATCCTTCTGATTTCCATTTATATACGGCTGATGAATATATCGAATTAGTGATTGACTTCATAGAACGACTGAACCCCTCTATCGTAGTAGAGAGGTTCGTATCACAATCCCCCAAAGAGCTACTGATCGCACCGGATTGGGGTTTAAAGAATTTCGAATTTACCGCTAAGGTAAATAAGCGGATCGAGGAAAGAGATACACGGCAAGGACGACTATTTCAAGTCTAAGGCGACATCACCATAAAAGGTAATAGCCTGTTTATTCACGGGTGTCACATTGATTGTCACCGAGCCATTCGGATAGACTTCCACCCGAAACATGTATACATCCTCTTTGGTCTTTACACGGAACTTGATTTCGGAACTACCTTTCTTTTCAGAGGTTTGCTCCTTCTCTGTCGCCACTTCTTTAAACGTCAAGCCCTCTCCACCACCATAAGGAGCAGAGTAAGCACGTCCAAAGTAAGGAAGATAAGACAGGATCGAGTCACCATGTATTTCCAATGAGTAGGGGGAAGTAAGATTGACGGATCTCCCGGCCATCGGTACGGCACGATCCACATCGATCTTAATACGACCGCTATCCACGATCTCCCTCACTACTCTCTCTTTTTGCTCCTTCCGCTCTTGCTTACTTTGAGCAAAAAGGGATTGCCCTGCACAAAAAAGGACAATCCCTAAAAATCCAACTAACCTTGTTAATCTCATAACCTTAATAAACTAAACACACTATTAATCACTCTATATAGTAAAGACAATCCTTCGGGTGAATAGTTTAATCTAAAAAGGTCAAATTAAGGCTGTTTATATTTCATTATCATATTAACGCAAATTATCCAAGATATAATCCTGTACGGTAAAATCTTTCCGTACGATCGTATCACCGGGAACACGTTCGTCTGTCGTGATCGCTAAATTCTCATCGCCTAAGACTTGACGGCTCAAGAAGCTCATGATATCGTATTGGTTCCGGGACATAGGGAGCCCAGAGATCTCATGCCCCGCATTCTCTACCTTATAAAAATAATAGGAAGCTTGAAGATTTTCCAGACTTTTCGCTACAGCGGATGATCCCCATAAACCGCCGAGGTTCTCCATAGCGGCTTGTTCAAAAGGAACGGTTTTATCCGCATCGCCATGGAATAGCATAATCGGACAAGGCATCTTTTCCCAATGTGGAGGAAGCACACCAGAGACCGCACCGGCATATGAGATCACACCGGCATAGTTGAAACCTGCCGGTAGCCTTTTCGCCAACTCATGTCCGTTACATAAATCATACTCTGCCTGCAATACCGTAATCGCCCCGGCACTCGAACCGCTCGCTACGATCTGCTCCACATCGATGTTCCAATCCGAGCTTTGGTTGATCACAAAACCGGTAGCATCATAAAAATCCTCTACCGCCGTATCGATCGCATGCTGCAAGGCCGCGATAAAGTCCATCGGAGAAGAGACTTTAGAAGGATCCAGATTCTTCAAGGTGGTACGATAATCCGTAGAAACGACCACAAATCCGTTTCGGGCGAGGAACTCGAAATAGGGAATATATCCTTTATCCGCCTTATCTCCCCCTTTAAACCCACCGCCAAAAGCAAAAATCATCACAGGCTTTTTTGAGGCGGGCGATATAGAAGGCAACTCATACTTGTCCAAGGACAATGTGTCTGTCCCTTTTATAGAGAATACGAAATTCTCTTTCTGAACTTCCACATTCGCCACAGGTTTAGGCTGCGTACAAGCGAACGAGCAGACGATCCATAAAGCAAATAGCGAATACACCCAATTTCTGTTCATCTTATTTTCGTATTAGAGGTTATTTTGTTCCTTCCTTCAAACCATCCAAGAACTTATCCACTTTCTTGGCAGCGTCTTTCACGCCCGCTTTCATTTTCAATCCGGCGTATGTCGCTTGCAATTTAATGATCTCCGCTTTCTCATCAGCGTTTAACTCTTCCTCGAACTTGGCGTAAAGATTCGTGGATAGATCCGAGAATTTCAGATCCGCCTTCTTCCAGTCCTTATCGGTATAATCAGCGGCCTCCATTTCCACCTTATCTACAAAATCACTAAACTCCTTCACATATGAATCCTTTGATTGGCAGGCGCTCAAAGCGAACATAACCAATAACATGAATAGTACTTTCTTCATCTTTTAATTAAAAATTAATTTGTTATACAACACAAATATATGCAAAAAGGTTAAACCCTTGTATATGTCGTATAACTTTACGTAATTTGCTATCCTATTTTCTTAATCAGATTAATAAATTTATGGAGAAAAAACATCAGTACCGAGGATTAACCAAACAAGAAGTAGAAGAGAGCAGGCGCCTTCACGGCGAGAATGTACTTACCCCGCCCCAGAAAGCTTCGTTATGGAGCCAATTCTTGGAGAAATTCGAAGATCCTATTATTCGTATATTATTAGTGGCATGGCTCTTGTCCATGATAATCGCTGGCGTACATTGCTGGGGACCTGAGGCGAAAGGTTTTACGGCCTTCTTGGAGCCGATCGGCATTTTCTTCGCTATCATGCTTGCCAGTTGCGTGGGCTTTTTCTTCGAGGTGAAAGCGAACAAGGCATTCGATATCTTGAATACAGTCAATGATGATATTTTAGTGAAGGTAATCCGTGACGGGAATATCTGCCAAATACCGAAAAAAGAGGTCGTCGTAGGCGATATCGTTGTTTTGGAGACAGGTGAGGAAATTCCCGCAGATGGACATTTGCTTGAAGCCATTTCCCTACAGATCAACGAATCCACACTAACCGGTGAACCGATTATTAGC from Parabacteroides distasonis ATCC 8503 includes these protein-coding regions:
- a CDS encoding metallophosphoesterase family protein, which encodes MIKVGLLSDTHAYWDDKYAEYFKDCDEIWHAGDIGSDLLAAKFEALKPFKAVYGNIDGQAIRLQYPKVAHFKVEDVNVMMTHIGGYPGRYNPEIRKELYDTRPNLFISGHSHILKVVFDRSLKCLHMNPGAAGKSGFHQVRTLLRFVIEGKDIKDLEVIELGNRAL
- the lipA gene encoding lipoyl synthase, with the translated sequence MAQHLRKPDWLKIRLGGNEQFTKTKSIVESHCLHTICTSGKCPNMGECWSRGTATFMIGGEICTRSCRFCNTLTGKPLPLDPKEPANVAESIRLMNLKHAVITSVDRDDLPDLGASHWVNTIRTIKEVNPQTTVEVLIPDFQGRLDLVDQVVDAAPEIISHNMETVRRISPQVRSAAKYDVSLSVLRRIAERGVVAKTGIMVGLGETEDEVLELMDDVLQAGVSVLTIGQYLQPSRKNIPVSEYVTPERFEYYRQQAVNKGFKKVESAPLVRSSYHAEKHI
- a CDS encoding S9 family peptidase, yielding MKRLGFSLLLSLAVFGSVAAQTGSKHVDLKEITDGKFRQVTAIGEMRSLPDGEHYTAMNADKSMIIKYSYRTGNPVDTLFNARKARECTFTDFDGYTISSTGHHILVWRDTESIYRRSTKAVVYDYDVRRNYVKPISDAKGKQMIPTFSPDGRMCAYVRDNNIWIRKFDFDTEVQVTKDGELNKILNGITDWVYEEEFAVTNLMAWSPDSEYLAFVRFDESEVPEYSMQMYGEGLYPGYYEYKYPKAGQKNSKVSVHSYSVVTKDTKEMKVPVEGDFYIPRITFTQNPDQLAIMTLNRQQNVFNMYYANPKSGVFRLILREENKCYVDSDWLTSIQFLNNGFTYVSEQDGYSHIYLYSPTGVMQRQVTQGNWDVTKFLGVDENTKTFYYESAEESPIRRSIYKIDAKGVKTKLSTEEGMNKAVFSDNFAYFVNTYSNANTPAKITVNETKTKKELRVLQDNAALKSKLKEYAFAKKEFMKVHTASDYEFNAWIVKPADFDPSKKYPVMMTQYSGPNSQQVLDQYGFDWEQYLASNGIIVVCVDGRGTGARGEAFRKCTYLRMGELESRDQVEAAQALGKLPYIDKDRIAIWGWSFGGYNTLMALSTGNGTFKVGIAVAPPTDWKYYDSVYTERFMRTPQENFEGYAATSPLRRVKDLQGKLLLVHGTADDNVHFMQTMEYAEALVQANKQFDMHVYKDRNHSIYGGNTRYHLYTKMANYLFNNL
- a CDS encoding TIGR01212 family radical SAM protein (This family includes YhcC from E. coli K-12, an uncharacterized radical SAM protein.), which translates into the protein MKKTKRYYEFGDFLRDLFKFKVQKISINAGFTCPNRDGSKGWGGCTYCNNQTFSPEYCHTEKSVTEQLEEGVRFFSRKYPDMRYLAYFQAYTNTYDRLDSLILKYEEALAYPGVEGLIVGTRPDCMPEGLLDYFAELSQRKFVMIEYGLESTLDKTLVRINRGHTHEESESAIRRTAAKGIYTGAHLILGLPGESRDETLHHADVLSRLPITTLKLHQLQLIKNTRMAKEFKEDPSDFHLYTADEYIELVIDFIERLNPSIVVERFVSQSPKELLIAPDWGLKNFEFTAKVNKRIEERDTRQGRLFQV
- a CDS encoding DUF4251 domain-containing protein, with product MRLTRLVGFLGIVLFCAGQSLFAQSKQERKEQKERVVREIVDSGRIKIDVDRAVPMAGRSVNLTSPYSLEIHGDSILSYLPYFGRAYSAPYGGGEGLTFKEVATEKEQTSEKKGSSEIKFRVKTKEDVYMFRVEVYPNGSVTINVTPVNKQAITFYGDVALDLK
- a CDS encoding alpha/beta hydrolase family protein, whose amino-acid sequence is MNRNWVYSLFALWIVCSFACTQPKPVANVEVQKENFVFSIKGTDTLSLDKYELPSISPASKKPVMIFAFGGGFKGGDKADKGYIPYFEFLARNGFVVVSTDYRTTLKNLDPSKVSSPMDFIAALQHAIDTAVEDFYDATGFVINQSSDWNIDVEQIVASGSSAGAITVLQAEYDLCNGHELAKRLPAGFNYAGVISYAGAVSGVLPPHWEKMPCPIMLFHGDADKTVPFEQAAMENLGGLWGSSAVAKSLENLQASYYFYKVENAGHEISGLPMSRNQYDIMSFLSRQVLGDENLAITTDERVPGDTIVRKDFTVQDYILDNLR
- a CDS encoding DUF6565 domain-containing protein, with protein sequence MKKVLFMLLVMFALSACQSKDSYVKEFSDFVDKVEMEAADYTDKDWKKADLKFSDLSTNLYAKFEEELNADEKAEIIKLQATYAGLKMKAGVKDAAKKVDKFLDGLKEGTK